The following coding sequences lie in one Brevibacterium marinum genomic window:
- a CDS encoding hydroxypyruvate isomerase family protein codes for MATFDFTNADSYILNCSTLLTELPVMERAQAAKDAGFSQVEFWWPFDGNPRPTSAEVDEFVASLDNAGVELKGLNFWAGNMAGGDRGMVSIKGAEADFAANVDVVVEIGRRTGCRAFNALYGLRTEGQSPEEQDEVALENLKLAADAVASIDGTVLVEPVSGAEDYPLKRASDAAEVVQRVRAQGVVNIAVLADFFHMSINGDDVAAVIEADAAKFGHIQIADAAGRGAPGTGSLPLQDWINRSYELGYTGSIALEYKQDRETAFEWLTN; via the coding sequence ATGGCGACATTCGATTTCACCAATGCCGACAGCTACATCCTCAACTGCTCCACCCTGCTCACCGAGCTGCCCGTCATGGAGCGCGCCCAGGCCGCCAAGGACGCCGGCTTCAGCCAGGTCGAGTTCTGGTGGCCCTTCGACGGGAACCCGAGGCCCACCTCGGCGGAGGTCGATGAATTCGTCGCCTCACTCGACAATGCCGGCGTCGAGCTCAAGGGCCTGAATTTCTGGGCGGGCAACATGGCCGGCGGCGACCGCGGCATGGTTTCGATCAAGGGAGCCGAAGCCGACTTCGCCGCGAACGTCGACGTCGTCGTCGAGATCGGTCGCCGCACCGGCTGCCGTGCCTTCAACGCCCTCTACGGACTGCGCACCGAGGGTCAGAGCCCCGAGGAACAGGACGAGGTCGCACTCGAAAACCTCAAGCTCGCCGCCGACGCCGTCGCCTCCATCGACGGCACCGTGCTCGTCGAACCCGTCTCCGGTGCCGAGGACTACCCGCTCAAGCGGGCGTCCGACGCCGCCGAGGTCGTCCAGCGGGTCCGCGCGCAGGGCGTGGTCAACATCGCAGTCCTCGCCGACTTCTTCCACATGTCGATCAACGGCGACGACGTGGCCGCGGTCATCGAGGCCGACGCCGCGAAGTTCGGTCACATCCAGATCGCCGACGCCGCCGGCCGTGGAGCACCCGGAACGGGCTCGCTGCCGCTGCAGGACTGGATCAACCGCTCCTACGAACTCGGCTACACCGGGTCCATCGCCCTCGAGTACAAGCAGGACCGCGAGACAGCATTCGAGTGGCTGACGAACTGA